From a single Candidatus Poribacteria bacterium genomic region:
- a CDS encoding phytanoyl-CoA dioxygenase family protein: MTEEQKYLFDLQGYIVLKDVVPQSVVKACNKALDPLEDMPPEEYPPPLCLGTPKTEKELYISNILEADPVFNPLIDLPEVLDVVEGVTGGPYRLNHTYTIYRWGGGYTGLHMNGTPIIPKCQYHCRNGQMVSTLTKAVFPLLDCDVEDGCFAVIPGAHKSNFVRPWGNHPHENPVLTPIPAKAGDAIIFTEALTHGSFVNTSKRPRRTLYYCYSIGYMPDWGGQSLVFSDHVMDSLSEAQREILRLK, from the coding sequence GTGACAGAAGAACAAAAATATCTATTTGACCTGCAAGGCTACATTGTCTTGAAAGACGTGGTGCCTCAATCTGTGGTGAAAGCGTGCAACAAAGCGTTAGATCCCTTGGAAGATATGCCGCCGGAGGAATATCCGCCGCCACTCTGTCTCGGTACACCCAAGACAGAAAAGGAACTCTATATCTCCAATATCCTCGAAGCCGATCCCGTTTTCAATCCGTTGATCGATCTCCCCGAAGTGTTGGATGTTGTTGAAGGCGTGACCGGCGGTCCATACCGACTCAACCATACCTACACAATCTACCGGTGGGGTGGTGGTTATACGGGGCTGCACATGAACGGCACCCCTATCATCCCGAAATGTCAGTACCATTGCCGCAACGGTCAAATGGTTTCAACGTTGACCAAAGCCGTGTTTCCGTTGCTGGATTGCGATGTTGAGGACGGCTGCTTCGCCGTCATTCCGGGGGCGCACAAGAGCAACTTTGTCAGACCCTGGGGCAATCATCCCCACGAAAATCCGGTGTTGACACCCATCCCCGCAAAAGCAGGCGACGCCATTATCTTTACTGAAGCCTTGACACACGGTTCGTTCGTAAACACCTCGAAACGGCCGCGCCGCACCCTATATTACTGCTACAGTATCGGCTACATGCCCGATTGGGGCGGTCAGAGCTTGGTCTTTAGCGACCATGTCATGGATTCTCTGTCAGAGGCACAGCGTGAGATTCTGCGATTGAAGTAA
- a CDS encoding aldo/keto reductase: MEKDVKITTLLNQPVQPLGLAGNPNMEEGCVTAAYDAGVNYYFFYNQSYPILIDELKSVLRDNRESIVVATGSESRNLKTLNSYLDQVRHQLEVEAVDVFYAEYVSPGDDMETLLGAGGVFDELHRWKAEGRLRYVGATTHNRPMAVQLIESGRLDVLMHRYNMAHRGAEEQVLPAALNAGVPVVAFTCTRWGSLLTGHQDWDGPVPTAADCYQYVLHHPAIHIALTAPTTPAQLEENLSALKGTEQPSQSLPLWEAYGKLVYGDGNDAFETQWP, encoded by the coding sequence ATGGAAAAAGATGTCAAGATAACAACCCTATTGAATCAACCGGTGCAGCCGCTCGGTCTAGCTGGAAACCCAAATATGGAAGAAGGCTGTGTTACCGCAGCGTACGACGCAGGTGTCAATTACTACTTCTTCTATAATCAGTCATATCCCATACTCATCGACGAATTGAAATCCGTGCTACGCGATAATCGAGAGTCGATAGTCGTAGCAACGGGGAGCGAATCCCGTAACCTCAAAACGTTGAATTCCTACCTCGATCAGGTGCGTCATCAATTGGAAGTAGAGGCAGTGGATGTCTTCTATGCAGAGTATGTCTCTCCCGGTGATGACATGGAAACGCTGCTCGGCGCAGGGGGTGTGTTTGACGAACTCCACCGGTGGAAAGCGGAAGGACGCCTGCGTTACGTCGGCGCCACAACACATAACCGCCCAATGGCAGTACAGCTCATTGAGAGTGGTCGGCTTGATGTGCTTATGCACCGCTATAACATGGCACATCGAGGCGCAGAAGAGCAGGTGCTTCCCGCAGCGCTCAACGCTGGAGTCCCGGTAGTTGCATTTACGTGCACACGGTGGGGATCGTTACTCACGGGCCATCAAGATTGGGACGGTCCCGTGCCAACCGCTGCAGATTGCTATCAATACGTCCTGCACCATCCCGCCATCCACATCGCATTAACCGCACCAACAACACCGGCACAATTGGAGGAAAACCTGTCCGCCCTGAAAGGTACAGAGCAACCGTCACAAAGCCTGCCACTTTGGGAGGCGTACGGTAAGCTGGTATACGGCGATGGAAACGATGCCTTTGAAACGCAGTGGCCCTAG